The following are encoded in a window of Centroberyx gerrardi isolate f3 chromosome 1, fCenGer3.hap1.cur.20231027, whole genome shotgun sequence genomic DNA:
- the tmem41b gene encoding transmembrane protein 41B yields the protein MAKKRRERREADGLSSAQEEPKASLDDPQVLKEAQHTGGGSARMSLLILLSIFTCSASVMYLVYRNFPELNDDEMEKIKIPKDMDDAKALGTVLSKYKDTYYTQVLMAYFTTYVFLQTFAIPGSIFLSILSGYLYPFPLALFLVCLCSGLGASFCYMLSYLVGRPVVYRYLTERAQKWSQQVEKHRDHLINYIIFLRITPFLPNWFINITSPVINVPLGVFFLGTFFGVAPPSFVAINAGTTLYKLTTAGEAVSWNSLAVLGVLAVLSILPVCFQKKLQQKLE from the exons ATGGCCAAGAaacggagagaaagaagagaggccGACGGTCTGTCCTCAGCACAGGAAGAGCCGAAGGCAAGTCTTGACGACCCGCAAGTCCTCAAAG AGGCACAACATACTGGAGGGGGCTCAGCACGCATGTCTCTCCTCATCCTGCTGTCTATCTTTACCTGCTCTGCCTCAGTCATGTACTTGGTCTACAGGAACTTCCCAGAGCTTAACGA TGACGAAATGGAGAAAATCAAGATCCCTAAAGACATGGATGATGCCAAAGCTTTGGGCACTGTGCTGTCCAAATACAAGGACACCTACTACACCCAAGTGTTGATGGCCTACTTCACAACATATGTTTT CCTTCAGACATTTGCAATCCCTGGATCTATCTTCCTCAGCATCCTGTCTGGATATCTCTACCCTTTCCCTCTGGCACTTTTCTTAGTCTGCTTG TGCTCTGGTCTGGGTGCCTCCTTCTGCTATATGCTGTCTTACCTGGTGGGGAGGCCTGTGGTCTACAGATACCTCACAGAGAGAGCCCAGAAATGGTCTCAGCAG GTTGAAAAACATAGAGATCATTTAATCAATTACATCATCTTCCTGAGGATAACCCCTTTTCTTCCCAACTGGTTCATCAACATCACCTCACCTGTCATCAATGTGCCTTTGGGGGTCTTCTTCCTTGGTACCTTTTTTG GAGTGGCCCCGCCGTCCTTTGTGGCGATCAACGCCGGTACAACACTATACAAACTGACCACAGCTGGCGAGGCGGTGTCCTGGAACTCCCTGGCCGTGCTCGGGGTACTCGCTGTGCTCTCGATCCTGCCTGTCTGCTTCCAGAAAAAGCTGCAGCAGAAACTAGAGTAG